In the genome of Ficedula albicollis isolate OC2 chromosome 4A, FicAlb1.5, whole genome shotgun sequence, the window TTGCTAAGGGTTTATGTGGGTGCAGAGATTTGCTCTGTGAGTCACAAGCGCAGTGtccccctgctgctggagggaacGAGCCCAGGGAGCAGGTGCCAGTGGGCAGGGGAGGCTGTGGCcccccctgcctgcccacagccagccctgagctgcaaACACAGACCCTCTGTGACCCCAGCATCCTGCCAAATGTGAGGACGCTCTGTGCAAGTCAAAGAGGGAGGAAACAAGGGACACCCCGTTGCTCCCCAAATGCAAACACTGTCCCTGTCTAACCTCAAGAAGacacaggaaagctggagaagcCGATTCTGACCCCAGCCTTtgcctgtgtgtgctctgtgcatGCCACAAAAGGGGGGAGCTCTGCAAACTGGGCAGCACCcagccagaaaaataattaaaagtctCCATTAAATTGGCACATTCTGACTCATCTCCTGCAGAGCATCCAGTACCTCAGTGTGCAACCAGGGAGGACTCTTAGAGCATGTCACTAAATAGATATCTTTAGCAATAGAAAATGGGCCAtgcctttattttatatagagaTAGATAATTTTAGCATACATTATGTTATTGAAACATCCAGGGCAAGAGCTCAGCAAGGGGAGGGACACCAGGGGGACTGCAGGGCTGGCCCGTGCTGGGAGGTGActgtgagggcagcaggagggaggtggcACCTCAGGTACCCCTCAGCATTCCCTAGGGACCGCAGTGACCaccccacagcccagagcaggggctgcagggagggtcCTGCCCCGGCttcacctccctgccccagcaccctgctcccTGAGCCGAGCACAAAGGGCCTCCTGGACACCATGGCAGTGGCACGTggatgctgcagctctccaggctcagccacagcccctccaagcacagagctgctgtcctgctctggctgctgctgaggcagggggtgctgcaggctcaggTGGGCACAGGTCAGGGGGGTGTGGGtgatccctgccctgggaatgctgcatTGCACCATTTGATCTGTCTCACTGCTTCTGGCACCACACAGGGCTGAGGAattgtccctcctgccctcacCAAAGGCAGCATCCTTTATCCCACACCCTCTGCTATGGAATGGTGCCCATCCATGCACAAACACTGCTCCCAGGGAGACGCCAGTGCCTGCATCTCTTGTTCTCCATCTGCTGCCTTGGGCTGAGCCATGACCCAGTCTGAGCCAGCCCAGAACCCCCCCCACTCTGAGatgagccagagcagagccagggaatcCACAGGGAACATGGAGATGTTCGGCTCTCAGCTGTGACACCCAGGGGACCCCCACTCCAGggctcagccagccccaggagagCCTCAGGGACAGCTTCTGTGGGACTGTGAACACGGTGAAATTCTCCTTGCTTTATTAAAGCAAAAGTAaacaagaaaatgcagaagaaaatagaaagcatAAAGATAAATggcaggagttggactttggTATTTCTTAAAGCCTCTTCTTTcccagttcctgcagcagctcatgaAAATGCACATGGAAACAGCAGATTCCCCCAGCAGAtacacccaggggtgctgcgAGTCCTGGCTCCCACATTTCCTGGTAATTAAATTGTAGAAACACCAGCTGCAGGAGTTTACTGTGATACTGAAGAGACAGAGAACATGGCCTCAATGCCCCTGACAGCCCCTCTGtcctgggtttggggtgctcCCCCTgaaccctgccctgctcagcactcGCTGTCCAGAGCAGCTTCACACCAGGTGACACACCCAGGGCAGGTGACACACGGGCAgcatcctctccctgctcccccactTCTCATTCCCATGGTGCTCCCATCAGCAAACCAGGGTGGGCAAGTCCCCGTTGGGTTTGGCCTCTTTCCAGTCTCCCAGCAGATGAACACCCAGCAGGACACTGCCACACTCATTAACCAACAAAACCTTCTCTGACACAAGCCCGTGTGAAGCACAGAGCTCTCCCAAATTGCTGTTCCAACTGCTTGGAGCCATCCCAGGCTGGTAACAGGGACTGGGAATCACCACTCAGCTGctcactgagctctgctgtgaagAACCAGGGAAATTTCCAGAAGACAGGGATGCACCAGCTGGAATTTTTTGCTGGTTCATTTGCAAATATCTGTAGCTCACATCAGCACTGAAAATGCCAGCAGCCCCCTGGCATGGGGGAGCCTGTAAGAGCAGTAACCCACTGGCTGCCAGCCAGAAAGTTCACCTATGGATTCTGTTGCTCCCTACATGAGTATttcaggaggaggagcaggatcaCAACCATATTGAGCACAGGATGGAAAACCATTGCACAGAAAGATCCTCCCCTTCAACAGGGGCCTTTCCCCCCACTCCTTCATATAATGACAATCCCATCAAAAGGTTGGAAAGTACCAGGGAAATTGTTTGTTTTACTCCAAGTATGTTAAGGAGCAGCTGCACCATGGTGGAATTCCCtggagagcagggcacagggtgggcacagggtgggctCACTGCCCCGGCAGGGTGCAGTTTGCTGTTTGTCTGTGACCATGTCACAGCCCAGGATGGGATGTGTGACCCACCCGGTCACTGACAGCCTGTCTGGGTCTGAGCAGGGGGTTTGATGTACGCAGGATGTGCAGGAACAGGGGAACTAAAATACTGCAGGGCACGTAGGCTTGGccactgtgtgtgtgctgggacaggctgggtgTGTGGGGTGATGCACGTGGGGTGGTGTGTGGGGGGTGGTGTGTATGGGATGGTGTATGGGATGGTGTATGGGATGGGGTGTGGGTGGTGTTTAAGGGATGCTGTGTAAGGGATGGTGTGTAATGGATGGTGTGGGGGTGGTGTTTAAGGGATGGTGTAAGGGATGGTGTAGCTGGGTGTGTGGGGTGATGCACGTGGGGTGGTGTGTGGGGGGTGGTGTGTATGGGATGGTGTATGGGATGGTGTATGGGATGGGGTGTGGGTGGTGTTTAAGGGATGCTGTGTAAGGGATGCTGTGTAAGGGATGCttcactgcttcaacaagaccccttcatctggactgctacccCCACCCTAACTAgggggtgtcaggttgtattctggTGGTGTTTAAGGGATGCTGTGTAAGGGATGATGTATAATGGATGGTGTATGGGTGGTGTTTAAGGGATGCTGTGTATGGGATGGTGCATGGGATACTGTGTGGGATGGTGTATGGGATGCTGTGGTGCCTACAGGACCATGTACAGGGGACAGTGAGTGCACAATGGTGTCCTCCTGGGCTGCCACCTGCCACTGccatcagcaggagctgtgagtgCTGCTTCCAAGAGCAGGGGCTCTCTTGGTgcttcccttccagcccccaaagtgctgtggtggcaccagccagctcccacagccacctCCCCACAGACAGGATTCAGAGAGGAGTCCCATGGTCCCACAGGTCTTGCAGACCCTGGCCTTGGTCTTGGCTCCAGAACACTCATCTGCTggcactggaaaaaataaaatatttgggaCAAATGAAGGGAAAGAGCATAGCTGGAATCCCAGGTCTGCAGAGCCAcgacaggagcagagcaggtgcagggcaggggctgcaggtgcagggcaggggctgcaggtgcccAGGGGAGCCAGGCAGGTGTGAGGTCCGAGGGCATCAGGCACTTCCAGAGGTGGGTTcgtcagggagcagcagctggccagGACAGGAATGTGACTGTGAGacccagggggctgcagggcagacCAAGACCCGGCTGGACAGGCCATAGGAGAAACATTCCAGGTGGAAAACAGGAGCCAGCTGCCACTGGGGCATTTCCAAGGTGATTGtcctctgcagcctgtcctctccatcctcagcagcacaggcaggtcccagggctgagctgaccagagcagatcccagaggggctgcagggctcatGAACTCCTCAGCCACAAATTTGCCTtgtcccccagctctgctctgcttctcttctgcagtgtTTGAACTCATCTGCTTCCCAGCACCACAATGCAAGTGTGGGTGGTGTTTAAGGGATGCTGTGTAAGGGATGCTGTGTAAGGGATGCTGTGTGGGTGGTGTTTAAGGGATGCTGTGTAAGGGATGCTGTGTAAGGGATGCTGTGTGGGTGGTGTTTAAGGGATGCTGTGTAAGGGATGCTGTGTAAGGGATGCTGTGTGGGTGGTGTTTAAGGGATGCTGTGTAAGGGATGCTGTGTAAGGGATGCTGTGTGGGTGGTGTTTAAGGGATGCTGTGTAAGGGATGCTGTGTAAGGGATGCTGTGTGGGTGGTGTTTAAGGGATGCTGTGTAAGGGATGCTGTGTAAGGGATGCTGTGTGGGTGGTGTTTAAGGGATGCTGTGTAAGGGATGGTGTGTAATGGATGGTGTGGGGGTGGTGTTTAAGGGATGGTGTAAGGGATGGTGTATATGGGATGGTGTATGGGTGGTGTTTAAGGGATGGTGTGTATGGGATGGTGCATGGGATACTGTGTGGGATGGTGTATGGGATGCTGTGGTGCCTACAGGACCATGTACAGGGGACAGTGAGTGCACAATGGTGTCCTCCTGGGCTGCCACCTGCCACTGccatcagcaggagctgtgagtgCTGCTTCCAAGAGCAGGGGCTCTCTTGGTgcttcccttccagcccccaaagtgctgtggtggcaccagccagctcccacagccacctCCCCACAGACAGGATTCAGAGAGGAGTCCCATGGTCCCACAGGTCTTGCAGACCCTGGCCTTGGTCTTGGCTCCAGAACACTCATCTGCTggcactggaaaaaataaaatatttgggaCAAATGAAGGGAAAGAGCATAGCTGGAATCCCAGGTCTGCAGAGCCAcgacaggagcagagcaggtgcagggcaggggctgcaggtgcagggcaggggctgcaggtgcccAGGGGAGCCAGGCAGGTGTGAGGTCCGAGGGCATCAGGCACTTCCAGAGGTGGGTTcgtcagggagcagcagctggccagGACAGGAATGTGACTGTGAGacccagggggctgcagggcagacCAAGACCCGGCTGGACAGGCCATAGGAGAAACATTCCAGGTGGAAAACAGGAGCCAGCTGCCACTGGGGCATTTCCAAGGTGATTGtcctctgcagcctgtcctctccatcctcagcagcacaggcaggtcccagggctgagctgaccagagcagatcccagaggggctgcagggctcatGAACTCCTCAGCCACAAATTTGCCTtgtcccccagctctgctctgcttctcttctgcagtgtTTGAACTCATCTGCTTCCCAGCACCACAATGCAAACAAAACGTCCAAAAGCAGGCTGGCAACACAACCCACGGCCAAACAGGAGCTGCAACCTGCTCTGTGTTGTGTTCTTTTTATcaaaatcaccccaaacccaccaacTGCTGGCACTCCTCCTGTTGCCCCgaggctctgggctgctggagtCACAGTGACAAACAGAGGAGGacactgccactgccctgccagcccctgcccagcaccgtgagcagctggagccaggctgcagggggtCAGTTCAGAGGTACCTCAGGACAATGGTAAATCTCAGGAATCCCAGCAGGTCTGTCACTGCCCATCCCCTTGGCCACCGCTGCAGAGGGATTCCCCAAGGCACTGCAGGACAGTAGTGCAGAAGTAACAGGCAGGAGATGGCTGGaatgggggcagcagcaggggggtCCCTCTGGCAGATCACTGTGCGTGGAAGTAGATAGGCTTGACTTTTCCAGACAGGATCTTGGGAACCTGCACAGAGATGATCTCGGCCATCATTTCTGGGTAGTCCACGCTCACCATGTGTGCCTTGATTAGGAGATCAAATGTAAACTGATGCAGGTCCTTGGCAatctggggaaggaggagagctGGTTAAACGAgtccctgggcagtgccttcTCTGGGAAGACACGACAGAGGTCCCACCTTCCCTGGGAAAGGGAGCCTGGATGAGACCATCCAGTGCTCCCTCCAGCTGCACCTGAACTCCTCCCATCACGGGGAGGAATGTTCCAGGGAATGATCGTTCTCACTGTGAAAAGCTTCCTTTTTGTATCATTTCTTATGCATTCAGATGGACACTATGTGTATAGATGGACATTATGTGTATGGATGGAATCTCCCTGTCCCCTCTTACCGGATGCACGGAGTCCAGGACCTTGGTGAGCTGGTAAAACCTCcgggagcaggaggtggggtTCTTCCTCTTGCAGGCAATGATACGGTCAAGTTCCTTAATGTAATTCATGCGGAGCTCATCGAAGAGCTTCTGGTTCTTCAGGCCATCCACTGGAACTGGGTGGGACGGGAAGGAAACAGTGAGAGGAACCCAGAGAGCGACGAcaagagagcaggaggaaggctGAAGCAGGGACATCCCCAGCTTCCTCCTGGGAAGTGGAAGTCCAGGCACTGGAAAGCATCAAGGGTgacacagcagcaggtgctggagctctgtggagGGCAGGGTGTGGATACTTACTAATACTGAAGAAGAGGAGAGCCTTCATACAGAGGAACTCCTGGGGTGTGATCTGAAGCCACCCGAACTCCTGGGAGAGGTGCCTCATCCTGATGCACTGGCTGTACATCCTGGACTTGTGCATGCGGTACCTGGCAGGGGGAGAGGGTACAGGTGGCACAGAGCCCAGAGTGCCCGTGTGGGACCCTCCCTGACCCTGCAAACCCCCCTTCCCTGGCACACCCTGCTGCCAAAAGCCCATTTTGGGATGCCACATGCAGGAGGGGAGCATTTTCCAAAATGCCTGTGGTGTGATGCTCGCTGGACACAGATGGCTACAGGGGACTTGCAGGGTTTCTCTGAAGAGCAACTGCAATCATCCCAAACATTTCTGTTTGGGATATCCCAAATATCACATTTCTGTGAGGGATatgaggctgagctggagctctcAGGCAGGTGGGGGTTTGCCTGCTGTTGTGCTTGGTTATTGGGTTCAGGCTCTTGTATCTGAGTGCCAGCAAACCCTCCCAGGCTCTAAGCTGATGGTACATCAAGGAGAGCCCACCAGGACCTTACAGTACATTTTGCCTCCATCTCTGCTCACCCTAGCTGCCCAACAGAGCTGGAAACTGGAATTCAAACCCCGtagcagaaaggcagaaatggaGCAGTCCTCACCCCAcaacagcttctgctgctgccccagtggGACTCAGCCCGTGGcaaggctgagggagcagaCAGAAGGACCCAGAGAGGCATcacagagccctccctgctcctggaggtCACCATGGGTGATGGCAGtggggagcaggctgggctcagccaggctgggctgggctgggctcagtgTAACTGCTCCAAGTGCAGTTTGCCACCTGGGCTGACCCAAAGCTCAGCTTTAGGCTGCTGTTGTTTAGCACTTACTCGTTGAAGACCAGGTCTGGAGCGAAGTAAAGCATCCTGGAATTGACGTTGGTGAAGGATCTCCAGCCCATAGCAAACACCATCAGCCCCATCCAAGAGTACTGGATTATTGACATCTGGTCATCCACGTGCAGGTTGCGAAATCCTAACAAACAGTGAGGGAGGGATGTTGTGAATCACTGCTGGTTCCTGTGGTTTCCAGGGCTGTTTCCATGCAgactccagctctcctgcagctggagtcCTCTTAGGACTGTGGTCAGTCCACAGCCCAAGCTCAGCATGTCCCAGCATATGAATCCTGACATGGAGCTCTCACCTCAACTGGGAATCAAGGATAGACAAGCACAAACCTGCCcctggaaagggaagaaaggcaACTTTGGacagaaggagaggagaaagtCCCATTAGGACATCACCAAATTTAGGTAACTGGATTTTAATGTGACACTCAGAGGCAGCAGACAGCCCCAAGGCCTCCTGCCATGGGTACAGGTGCTCTGGTTTCTGTCCCATACACACTGCATTGACCTAATAGCTGTGGGGATGAGCATGGAAACCTCAGCTGCATggcaagacaaacaaaaatagcaACTAAATTCAAATCACCATTCCCAGATGGCAGCCCAGAGTTAAACCCCAGGCATGCTTACACCACCtccaaagctgttttttcagcGTACTTGTAAATAGGCAAATTTAATTGAGTTTCAAAGCAATCATGCATTATTTCaatcaaatattaaaacaatttaacaGCTCCAGTGTATAATTACAACCCACTGAGGGAAAGATCTCTGTGATTTGAGAGCTCTTCAAGGCAAACAAGCTTCCCCAGATGCCACCCTGGCACAGTCGGTGCTGGccctgaggggcagcagggcagcagctgatCCTGCTACACACTGAGGGGCCTGGCACCAGAACTGGTGCAGTTCAGGAGAGTAAAATCCTGTGATAAGGGGGTGGTTATgatagaaaacattttccaaagcatTCTCCCTTTCCATCAGCACTACTGCAGTGGTAGAGCCTCAGCTCTGGATGCCAGGTGGCTTTGGTGGTGTCTTTGTGTCTGATCTTGATGTCTGGTGTAGAGAAGCCTAAGAGGAAGCAGGACTTGTCCCTGGTTTTACAAGCCAGGTGACTCAAGAATAGCAGAAACAGAATGAGCTGCTCTGATTTAAGGGTATTCAGACCCATATCCCATTGGGAGAACCAGTCTAAACTCCTGGGAACGTCAGACACCTGACCACAGCTCATGACCAGGGTTTGGCACAGAGTGGCAAACCTACCGTGCCTCAGTCTCCTCCTCTGGCTGTATCACCCCGCCCATACAAGGAGAGTGTGGTGTCCCCTGAGGCCAGAATGGAGAAGGTGGCAGGAACTGGCCCCATGCCCCAGTCTCCGGGATGCTGGGAGgtgagctgcctcctgctctgcccagacTGAGCTCAGCCCTCTGCAATGCCACCCACTCAGCTCCAGGATTACAAGGGGGACAGGCAGCATGTCACCAACCCGGCAGTGATGCCGTGCAGATCCAGCTCAATAAACACATCAGTCACCGGGATGCTCCACTCACTGCACCTGCTgaccagcagctggaaaattcCTGACCTGCATTACCTCTCTGAAGGCATCATAAATATATCCCACCAGGCTATCACATGGGCAACCTGAGAGGCCAGAAGAACCCTTGGGGATCCTGCATTGCTCTTCTGCCATGTTGCAATTCACCCTTTTCATCACTTAGGTGGCTCCTGGGACAGGGCTAATCCTTGTCTAGAGGGCAGTTCTGCCGGGCTGGAAGTGGAGTAAAACCTCCatggagagagggggagaagagcaggaccctgagcctgcagccctgccatggaGGGAAGTGCCCTGTGCCCACACAATATCACTGGCCAGGGGCTTTAGGAACCCAGAGTGTAAGTTCCAGCACATTCCATCACccctcagctccctctcccATCATCAGCCCCTCTAGGGACAAGTCCCACGCTGCTCCAGGCTGCACCCCaggcaggggacacacacactgccccaggggctgcagaccACCCCCTCTGcaccttcccccagcactgcagatgggCTCTGGAACCGGGAGGGGATTTGTTTGCTCTCCTTCTCACCTGGCAGGGCCTTTGCCCATTTGACCACGTAGACCAGCTGCCTCTCCCCCAGCTCGTTCAGGCTGGTCAGCAGGTTGGAGAAGGAGTCAGGCTGGCTGTTGTCGTGGCCAGCACACACCACCCCAGGCTCAATGGCCTCCAGGACGTTGAGGAAGATGGGCTGGCACTCGTAGCCATCGATACGTGTCATCACCAGCTTGGGAGCTTGCTCCTCCGTGGGGCTGGATGAGCTGGCTCCCTCCATGTCATCCTGTGCCTTCAGGTTGCCCAGCTTCTTCAGCTTGCGGGCTGGGGGAGAGATACAGCTTAGTGTGATActtaaaaatacatcagaaaGAGTCAGGACTTCTTGGCTCCATCATTTATAGCTAcgaggaaaggaaaagaggtgaccagcacagctcctccctcaGTGGGCACTGCCCAAGGAGTGTCCTGGCACTGCAGTTCTCACCTAAGGACAAGAGGAGAACACACTGTGTGACAAAATCCAATTCACTGTTAATCTGACATGGGAAACAACCAACATCATTTACATCCTCAGCTGTGACTGGTCCCTGACTCCCACCTAGAGAGGAAGATccagggaagagagagaagaggttTTGACTCGACTCAAACTACTGCTCATATGCAATCAAAAAGAGTTGATAAGTTGATAACACAAGATGATAAAGTCAGTACACAATCATAttccagggagaaaaaatgTTGCACTTGGATGCCCAAGCAGGATTgttccatcccagagcagggtAGAAATCAGGATACACATGAGATAAAAGCCTTCTCCCTGCAAT includes:
- the AR gene encoding androgen receptor — translated: GGVKLESAAGPAPGGGWGGPCRFGAELVPPGPAPPWPTFFAEEGQLYGPCPEPPAGPADCPGDAWYPPGRAPFAAPAPGIKSELEPWVEGYAGAYGDLRLEAGRDHVLPIDYYFPPQKTCLICGDEASGCHYGALTCGSCKVFFKRAAEGKQKYLCASRNDCTIDKFRRKNCPSCRLRKCYEAGMTLGARKLKKLGNLKAQDDMEGASSSSPTEEQAPKLVMTRIDGYECQPIFLNVLEAIEPGVVCAGHDNSQPDSFSNLLTSLNELGERQLVYVVKWAKALPGFRNLHVDDQMSIIQYSWMGLMVFAMGWRSFTNVNSRMLYFAPDLVFNEYRMHKSRMYSQCIRMRHLSQEFGWLQITPQEFLCMKALLFFSIIPVDGLKNQKLFDELRMNYIKELDRIIACKRKNPTSCSRRFYQLTKVLDSVHPIAKDLHQFTFDLLIKAHMVSVDYPEMMAEIISVQVPKILSGKVKPIYFHAQ